In one window of Cryptococcus depauperatus CBS 7841 chromosome 3, complete sequence DNA:
- a CDS encoding ribosomal protein S18, with protein MNSSISQATNSSGAQPFRTSNTAQTMVGKREMFGPNSFVRPQSFTHESLYPTNRPMAKAPLLGPPRKIAVKIDPFHITKTNPLAHDMNPFYAYEFVNQMGKLRSRAETGLTWKSQRRVGKLVRRARAMGIISRWTNRPVPGGLGSYY; from the exons ATGAATAGCTCCATCAGTCAAGCTACTAATTCGAGCGGTGCGCAACCATTCCGAACTAGCAATACGGCGCAGACAATGGTcggaaagagagagatgtttGGACCAAACTCT TTTGTTCGACCCCAATCCTTCACCCATGAGTCACTTTACCCCACCAACCGTCCTATGGCTAAGGCCCCGCTTTTGGGTCCTCCCAGAAAGATTGCAGTCAAGATAGATCCATTCCATATCACCAAAACTAATCCTTTAGCTCACGATATGAACCCGTTCTATGCGTATGAGTTTGTTAATCAGATGGGCAAATTGAGGAGCCGAGCAGAGACGGGATTGACTTGGAAGTCGCAACGGCGGGTGGGAAAGTTAGTAAGGAGGGCAAGAGCAATGGGAATCATCAGTCGTTGGACAAACAGGCCTGTACCGGGAGGCTTAGGATCCTATTATTAG